CCGCGGCTCGATCCGGCTGCGCTCGACGGCACAGAGGTCGTCCTTCCCGAAGACATGCCCGGCCCGTTGCAGGATATCGTCACCGGCCAGAGCTTCGCGGCGTCCGGCAGGCTGAAGGTCGCGGACCTCCTGACGGCGTGGCCGGTCGCCTGCCTTATCGCGGCCTGACCGTCATTCCTCGACGCCGGTCTTCGCGCGGACGGCGCGGCCGGTGATCCGGGTCGTCACCCTGCCGTCGACGACGCGCTCGAAGGTGAGGTCGAGCCCGTCGTCGCGCAGGGTCCGGTCGTAGACCTGCAACTCGTAGGCACCGTCCGGCAGAAGCTGGAAGCTCAGCATGCGCAGGCTGTCGCCTTCGAGCGATGCCCATCGCAAGGCGTCGCCGCCCATCGGATCGGGGCTCGTGCGATCGACGAAGGGATTGTACGCGCTGGACTGGAGGTAGACGCCCGGCTGGTTGCCGGCGGCGAACAGCGCCGTGGTCGCGCGACGGACCACGCTGGGCACGTCGCGCCTTCCGTCGATCAGGGACACATTGACCCAGTCGATTCGGAACCCGTCGTCATGGCCGCTGATGACGATGTCGACGTCGCGTGTCTCGACCCTGGAGCCTTCCTTCTCGACATCGGCCGTGCCGACATAGGCGCCGAAGAACGCCTCGAGCGAGGCGGCTTGGGCCGGAGCGCACCAGACGAGGCCCAGGGCGAACGCGAGCATGGCCACGCGGGTCATGGCACCATCTCCAGCCGGCCCTCGCTGACCGTCTCGTCCGGTCCCTGCCGTCGTTCCAGGTGGAACGTCATGCCGTCCGGCTCCGCGCGACGATCGAAGCGGTCGAGCTGGATCTTGCCGCTGGCCCCCAGCGCCAGCCGGTAGAGGATCAGGCTCTGGTCGGTCAGCCGTCCCCAGACCATGACGTCGCCGTCGAGCGGATTGCCGGAGCCCTCGGCCGCGAACATGCCGTCGTGCCCTCCGGGGTAGAGCCACGCCTCGATGCGCGGCGGGTCGCCGGGCAGGGTCAGGATGACGTGAAAACCGTTCCCATAGGCCTGCTGCTCGACATGCACGCCGTTCTCGCCCCGCCATTCTCCGGCGAAGTCGGCAGGCGACAGGGCGCTTGCCGGGAATGACAGGACGGCAAGAAGGGCGGAAATCCGAAAGGCGCGCATGGACGTCTCGTTGCGGAGGGCGATTGCCGCCCCACACTCACCGTTTCATGCGCGAAGGCAAGGGGCATCCGCCTTACGCGGCGTTGGAGGCTCCAGCGTCCAGGCCGTTCAGGTCGGATCGAGCGTAGGTGGGCGGCGCGGCGCGGCGGACCTCGCCGCCGAAGTCGGCAAGCCCGTCCGGCGCGAGCGCCATGACCTGCAGGCGCGCCGTGTCCTCGCCCGGCATGGCGAGGCCGTGGTCGGCCGCGGGCTCGAAGCCGAACACCCGGTAATAGGCGGGATCGCCAACGAGCAGGACCGCGCGATGCCCCTGGAGCGACGCCTCGTTCAGCGCGTAGCGCACCAAAGCCCGCCCGATCCCGCGCCCCTTGAGCGCAGGCAGCACGGCAAGGGGGCCGAGCAGGAGGGCCGGCGTTCCTTCCCTGCCGACCAGGATCGGCCAGAAGCGGATCGTGCCGACTACGCGCCGGCCGATCAGCGCCACGAACGCCAGGTCGGGGTCGTGCTCGACGCCTTCGCGAAAGTGGTACGAGCGCTTGCCGAGCCGTCCCGGGCCGAAGGCCGCGTCGAGCAGGGGTTGCAGGGAGGGCCCGTGCTCGGGCCTCTCGTGGGCGATCGTGAACATGGTGGAAGCTCGCAGTGTCAGGCTGGCCGGAGAGCGGCCAGCCGAGCGTTCCTCATGTCCGGGAGAGAACGTGCTCGATCGGCCGCGTCACAGAGGACGGGCAGGCGACGGTCGTCGTCGTCGGATCGAGCAGGCGTACATGATGCGCACCAGAGTAGTTGCAGCGCTGATGTGCTGGATGCGCCAGTTCCTGTCAATGAAAATGCAAGCTCTCGCGGCCGTGGAGCGCGGATGTGTTGCGGGCACGCCTTCATTGACAAGCACGGCGAAAGCATGGGACTTTGGTCGATGTCAGACGACGTCTGCGGGAGAGACCGGCCGACGCCGGCGCCGAAGGAGCAACCGCCCCGGAAACTCTCAGGCAAGCAGGACCGTGGACGGATGACACTCTGGAAAGCGGGCGGCCGCAAGCCGCCCCACCGAAGGTGAAAGCCGAGCTCCGGAACGCCGACCGGACCGGTTGATCTCTCAGGTTCCGCGACAGAGGGGGCTCGCTGAACGGCCTGTTGCCGTTCGGGCCAGCCGGAGTCCCTTTGGTGACGGAAAGCGATCTCAGGCGTACACCCCTCTACGATCTGCATGTCCGGCATGGCGGGCGCATGGTGCCGTTCGCCGGCTGGGAGATGCCCGTCCAGTATCCGCTGGGCATCCTCAAGGAACACCTGCACTGCCGGTCGCAGGCGAGCCTGTTCGACGTCTCGCACATGGGCCAGGTGGTCATCCGGGGCGACGGCGTCCTCGAGGCGTTCGAGGCGCTGGTGCCGGCCGCCGCCGCGCAGCTGCCGCAGGGACGGCTGCGCTACACCCAACTCACCGATGAGCAGGGTGGCATCCTCGACGATCTCATCTTCGGCCGCCTCGCCGCGGACCGCGTGGGCGTGGTCGTCAATGCCGGCTGCCGCGACGCCGACATCGCGCATATGCGCGCCAAGCTGCCGGGATTTGAGGTCGTCGAGTTGGCTGAGCGCGCCTTGCTGGCCCTGCAAGGCCCGGCGGCGGCCCCGGTCATGGAGCGTCTGGCGCCGGAAACCGCTTCCCTGCGCTTCATGGCGACGGCCGAGATGACGGTCGCCGGCATTCCCTGTGGCGTGTCCCGCTCGGGCTATACCGGTGAGGACGGCTTCGAGATCTCCGTAGACGGGGCGGATGCCGCCGTCCTGGCCGAGCGCCTGCTCGCCGAGTCCGTGGTCGAATGGGCGGGGCTGGGCGCGCGCGACTCGCTGCGGCTCGAGGCCGGCCTGCCGCTCTACGGCCATGACATCGACACGGGCACCACGCCGGTCGAGGCCGGGCTCGCCTGGTCGATCCAGAAGCGCCGGCGCGAGCAGGGCTGCTTTCCCGGCCACGAGACGATCCTTCGCCAGCTCCGGGACGGTCCTGCAAGGAAGCTGGTGGGCATCAAGACCGAGGGCCGCGCGCCCGCGCGCGAAGGCACCGCGGTCGCCGACGCCGAGGGCCGCGAGATCGGCAAGGTGACCAGCGGCGGCTTCGGGCCGAGCGTCAACGGACCCGTCGCCATGGGCTATGTCGAGAGCGCTTTCGCCGAACCGGGAACGCCCGTTCAACTCATGATCCGGGGCAAGGCCAGCCCGGCCGCCGTGCAGGCCATGCCCTTCGTCCCGCATCGCTACGTCCGTTGAGCCGAACCCCCACGACCGGGAGCCCTCTATGAGCGCACTGCACTTCACCAAGGAGCATGAATGGGTCCGCCTGGACGGTGACGTCGCGACCTGCGGCATCTCCGACCACGCGCAGAGCCTGCTCGGCGACGTCGTGTTCATCGAACTGCCCGAGCCGGGCCGCGAGCTGTCCCAGTTCAAGGAGGCCGCCGTCGTCGAGTCGGTGAAGGCCGCGAGCGACGTCTACGCGCCCTTGTCCGGTGAGGTGGTCGAGGTCAACCAGGCCCTGGCCGACGACCCGTCGCTGGCCAACCAGGACGCCCAGGGACAGGGCTGGTTCTTCAAGATCAAGGTGAAGGACACGGCGGAGCTCGGCGCGCTGATGGACGAGGCGGGCTACGAGGCTTACTTGAAGGAAATCGGATAACCGCATGCGTTACCTGCCTGGAACCGAGGCCGACCGCCGGGCCATGCTCGCCGCGATCGGGGTCGACAGCATCGAGGCGCTGTACAAGGACGTTCCCGAGGTCGCCCGGCGCGCGGGGCCGATCGAGGGCCTGCCCATGCACCAGGGCGAGCTTGCCGTCGAGCGCGCGCTGGTCGCCATGGCGCGCAAGAACCTGGACGGCGGCAGCGCCAAGGGCTTCTTCGTCGGCGCCGGCAGCTATCGCCACCATGTGCCGGCATCGGTCGACCAACTCATCCAGCGCGGCGAGTTCCTGACCGCCTACACGCCCTATCAGCCTGAGGTCAGCCAGGGCACCCTCCAGGTCCTGTTCGAGTTCCAGACCATGGTTGCTGCGCTGACCGGCATGGAAGTCGCGAACGCGTCCATGTATGACGGCGCGACCGCGGCGACCGAGGCCGTGCTGATGGCCAAGCGCCTGACCCGGCGCTCGAAGGCGGTCCTCGCCGGCGGGCTGCATCCGCACTACGCGGACGCGATCCGCACCTACGCCCGCTTCAACGCGATCGAGATCGACGCGGCCACGCTTCAGCCGGCCGGCGCGCCCGACCTGACGGCGTTGGCGGCGCAGGTCGACGACCGTACCGCCTGTGTCGTCGTGCAGACGCCCGATCTGTTCGGCCGCCTGCTCGACATCACCGACCTCGCCGCGCGCTGCCATGAGCAGGGCGCCTTGCTCGTCGCCGTGTTCACCGAGGCGGTCAGTCTGGGCGCCGTCACGCCGCCGGGCGCCATGGGCGCCGACATCGTGGTCGGCGAGGGCCAGTCGATTGGCGTCCCGATGGGGTTCGGTGGTCCGCATGTCGGCCTGTTCGCGACGCGGTCAAAGTTCGTCCGCCAGATGCCGGGCCGGCTTTGCGGCCAAGCGGTCGACGAGGACGGCAGGCGGGGCTTCGTCCTGACCCTGGCGGCGCGCGAGCAGCATATTCGGCGCGACAAGGCGACCTCGAACATCTGCACCAATTCAGGGCTTTGCGCGCTCGCCTTCACCATCCATCTGAGCCTGCTCGGCGAGGACGGGCTGAAACAGCTGGCCGCCGTCAACCATGCGCGCGCCTGCACCGCCGCGGACCGGCTGGCGAAGGTGCCGGGCGTCCAGGTGCTGAACGACACGTTCTTCAACGAGTTCACGCTGAAGCTGCCGAAGCCCGCCGCGCCGATCGTCGACGCGCTGGCCGCGGACGGCATCCTGGCCGGCGTGCCGCTTGCCCGCCTGCTGCCCGGTCAACCGGAGCTGGCCGACCTCCTCCTGGTCGCGGCGACCGAGATCAACACGAGGGACGAGATCGAGACCCTGGCGACCGCCCTCGAGGGAGCGCTGTCATGAGCGAGCTTGCATCGATCGCCGGCCACAAGGGCCTTCAGTTCGACGAGCCCCTACTGTTCGAGATGGATTGCCCCGGCCGCTGCGGCGTCGATATCGAGCAGCCGGAGGCGCACGCGAGCCGCCTGGGCGGCCTGGCCCGCAAGGGTGCGATCGGGCTGGCGCGCGTGTCGGAGCCGCAGGTCGTCCGGCACTTCACCCGGCTGAGCCAGCAGAATTTCAGCATCGACTCCGGCTTCTATCCGCTCGGCTCGTGCACGATGAAGCACAACCCGCGGCTCAACGAGAAGATGGCGCGCCTGCCGGGCTTCGCCGACCTTCACCCCCTGCAGCCGATCGCGACCGTCCAGGGCGCTCTCGAATTGATGGACACCCTCGCGCATTGGCTGAAGACGCTGACCGGCATGCCGGCCGTCGCCATGTCGCCGGGCGCCGGAGCGCATGGCGAGCTGTGCGGCCTGATGGCGATGCGTGCCTGCCTGGAGGCCCGGGGCGATCCGCGCGAGGTCATCCTGGTGCCGGAATCGGCCCACGGCACCAATCCCGCCACCGCCGCGTTCTGTGGCTTCTCCGTCCATGCGATCCCGGCGGACACGCGCGGCCGGCTCGACATGGCGGCGCTCAAGGCGGCGCTCGGCCCCAAGGTCGCCGGGCTGATGATCACCAATCCGAACACCTGCGGCCTGTTCGAGAACGACCTCGCCGAGGCGAGCCGGCTGGTGCACGAGGCGGGCGGCCTCGTCTACTGCGACGGCGCCAATTTCAACGCCATCGTCGGCCGGGTCCGGCCGGGCGATCTCGGCGTCGACGCCATGCACATCAACCTGCACAAGACCTTCTCGACGCCGCATGGCGGCGGCGGGCCGGGCTCCGGCACGGTCGTCCTGTCCGAGGCGCTGGCGCCGTACGCGCCGGTGCCCTACGTGGTCCACGGCAAGGACGGTTTCGACCTGGTCGAGGGCATCGGCGCGGAGAGCGGCGAGAGCTTCGGCCGGATCAAGGGCTTTCACGGCCAGATGGGCATGTTCGTCCGCGCGCTCGCCTACATGATGAGCCACGGCGCCGACGGCCTGTGGCAGGTCTCGGGCGACGCGGTTCTGAACGCCAACTACCTGCTGGCCAGGCTCAAGGACGTGCTCAGCCCGGCCTATGACGGGCCCTGCATGCACGAATGCGTGTTCGACGACGATTTCCTCAAGGGAACCGGCATAACCACGCTCGATTTCGTCAAGGCCCTGATCGACCAGGGCTACCACGCGCCGACCATTTATTTCCCGCTGATCGTGCACGGCGCCATGCTGATGGAGCCCACCGAGAGCGAGAGCAAGGAGACGCTGGACGAGTACGTCGCCGTGGTCCGCGACCTTGCCGGGCGGGCGACGGCCGGCGAGGCCGAGGCGTTCAGGCAGGCGCCCGTCCATACGCCCAGGCGGCGCATGGACGAGACGGCGGCGGCGCGCAAGCCGGTTCTCACCTGGAGCCCGGAGCCGCCGGCGACTCGGGCGGCTGAATAAGCGAAGGGCCGGGACGACGATCGTCCCGGCCTTTCGCTACTGGCTGATCCGGTTCGGCGGGGCGAGGCGGAGCGACAGGTCGATCGCGACGCGAAGCTGTTCCTCGTCGACCGGCTTCTCGACCACGAAGGTCGGATCGCGCGTGCGCTTGCCGATCAGGTCGCGCGGGTAGCCCGTGACGAAGATCACCGGGATGTCGAGCCGCGTCCGGATCTGCTGGACCGCGTCGACGCCGTCGTCGCCGTCCGTCAGGCGTATGTCGGCCAGGACCAGATGCGGCTT
Above is a genomic segment from Geminicoccaceae bacterium SCSIO 64248 containing:
- a CDS encoding N-acetyltransferase, translating into MFTIAHERPEHGPSLQPLLDAAFGPGRLGKRSYHFREGVEHDPDLAFVALIGRRVVGTIRFWPILVGREGTPALLLGPLAVLPALKGRGIGRALVRYALNEASLQGHRAVLLVGDPAYYRVFGFEPAADHGLAMPGEDTARLQVMALAPDGLADFGGEVRRAAPPTYARSDLNGLDAGASNAA
- the gcvT gene encoding glycine cleavage system aminomethyltransferase GcvT gives rise to the protein MTESDLRRTPLYDLHVRHGGRMVPFAGWEMPVQYPLGILKEHLHCRSQASLFDVSHMGQVVIRGDGVLEAFEALVPAAAAQLPQGRLRYTQLTDEQGGILDDLIFGRLAADRVGVVVNAGCRDADIAHMRAKLPGFEVVELAERALLALQGPAAAPVMERLAPETASLRFMATAEMTVAGIPCGVSRSGYTGEDGFEISVDGADAAVLAERLLAESVVEWAGLGARDSLRLEAGLPLYGHDIDTGTTPVEAGLAWSIQKRRREQGCFPGHETILRQLRDGPARKLVGIKTEGRAPAREGTAVADAEGREIGKVTSGGFGPSVNGPVAMGYVESAFAEPGTPVQLMIRGKASPAAVQAMPFVPHRYVR
- the gcvH gene encoding glycine cleavage system protein GcvH encodes the protein MSALHFTKEHEWVRLDGDVATCGISDHAQSLLGDVVFIELPEPGRELSQFKEAAVVESVKAASDVYAPLSGEVVEVNQALADDPSLANQDAQGQGWFFKIKVKDTAELGALMDEAGYEAYLKEIG
- the gcvPA gene encoding aminomethyl-transferring glycine dehydrogenase subunit GcvPA; protein product: MRYLPGTEADRRAMLAAIGVDSIEALYKDVPEVARRAGPIEGLPMHQGELAVERALVAMARKNLDGGSAKGFFVGAGSYRHHVPASVDQLIQRGEFLTAYTPYQPEVSQGTLQVLFEFQTMVAALTGMEVANASMYDGATAATEAVLMAKRLTRRSKAVLAGGLHPHYADAIRTYARFNAIEIDAATLQPAGAPDLTALAAQVDDRTACVVVQTPDLFGRLLDITDLAARCHEQGALLVAVFTEAVSLGAVTPPGAMGADIVVGEGQSIGVPMGFGGPHVGLFATRSKFVRQMPGRLCGQAVDEDGRRGFVLTLAAREQHIRRDKATSNICTNSGLCALAFTIHLSLLGEDGLKQLAAVNHARACTAADRLAKVPGVQVLNDTFFNEFTLKLPKPAAPIVDALAADGILAGVPLARLLPGQPELADLLLVAATEINTRDEIETLATALEGALS
- the gcvPB gene encoding aminomethyl-transferring glycine dehydrogenase subunit GcvPB, with the translated sequence MSELASIAGHKGLQFDEPLLFEMDCPGRCGVDIEQPEAHASRLGGLARKGAIGLARVSEPQVVRHFTRLSQQNFSIDSGFYPLGSCTMKHNPRLNEKMARLPGFADLHPLQPIATVQGALELMDTLAHWLKTLTGMPAVAMSPGAGAHGELCGLMAMRACLEARGDPREVILVPESAHGTNPATAAFCGFSVHAIPADTRGRLDMAALKAALGPKVAGLMITNPNTCGLFENDLAEASRLVHEAGGLVYCDGANFNAIVGRVRPGDLGVDAMHINLHKTFSTPHGGGGPGSGTVVLSEALAPYAPVPYVVHGKDGFDLVEGIGAESGESFGRIKGFHGQMGMFVRALAYMMSHGADGLWQVSGDAVLNANYLLARLKDVLSPAYDGPCMHECVFDDDFLKGTGITTLDFVKALIDQGYHAPTIYFPLIVHGAMLMEPTESESKETLDEYVAVVRDLAGRATAGEAEAFRQAPVHTPRRRMDETAAARKPVLTWSPEPPATRAAE